The proteins below come from a single Mucilaginibacter mali genomic window:
- a CDS encoding DUF6712 family protein yields MNIIDQTTFQRFEDISTNIKPERLGVFISKAQELDLKPFLGYALYYDLMQHFNNDGVLKTDTPQAYKDLVNGTEYLDKRGHIVLYQGLSPLLVYFAFARFIEDDSVHYTATGPVIKQREGGNSLSAAEIAKLVEQQRSTANAYANETERFLRDHKKRFSVVDIQP; encoded by the coding sequence ATGAATATTATCGATCAAACAACCTTTCAACGCTTCGAAGATATCAGCACGAATATTAAACCCGAGCGGCTGGGCGTGTTCATCAGCAAAGCGCAGGAACTCGACCTGAAACCTTTTTTAGGCTACGCATTATACTACGATCTGATGCAACACTTTAACAATGACGGCGTACTTAAAACCGACACCCCACAAGCCTACAAAGACCTGGTAAATGGCACCGAATACCTGGACAAGCGTGGCCACATTGTTTTATACCAGGGGCTTAGTCCACTGTTGGTTTACTTTGCCTTTGCACGCTTTATCGAGGACGACTCGGTGCACTACACCGCAACCGGCCCGGTGATCAAACAGCGCGAAGGCGGAAATTCGCTTAGTGCGGCCGAGATCGCCAAACTGGTAGAACAACAACGCAGTACTGCAAATGCCTATGCTAATGAAACCGAGCGCTTTCTGCGCGATCACAAAAAGCGATTTTCCGTTGTGGACATACAACCCTAA
- a CDS encoding head maturation protease, ClpP-related, translating into MKIYLYDTEQDCIGTGSLSSAYIQQQLEVAGGADIEVHISSVGGSAFDAIAIYDMLKKYPGNVTTYVDALAASAASVVAMAGKTVVMSKYALLMIHKPMVGSGGNADELLKDVHMLNIVQSRLAQIYMDRSGLDEVTINSFINSVTWMTADQALDLGFIDRVEDYSTNITNSALLKKYTGTAPAVYQRCINKILNINNKPENMNMENKDLIEKTASVLDKMMNFFKRVVNKHTITDKGTLHHAGELAEGAEVYQDEDMSTPAIADTYTTPSGKKVSVKDGKVAAVSPEAEEAEDEDDDIPADRLKKGDVQNRIKSIRAKIHAQNALLAEARIALEDANARLQQTRDEVRNEIKSDFTPEGSRRSNKAKTETQPFFAPQTPLAKNAVKKAVGKVAP; encoded by the coding sequence ATGAAAATATACCTATACGACACCGAGCAGGACTGCATTGGCACAGGCAGCCTGTCATCTGCATATATCCAACAACAGTTAGAGGTCGCCGGCGGCGCGGATATTGAAGTGCACATCAGCTCGGTAGGCGGCAGCGCGTTCGACGCGATTGCCATTTACGATATGCTGAAAAAATATCCTGGCAATGTAACCACGTATGTGGATGCGCTGGCGGCCTCGGCGGCGAGTGTGGTAGCCATGGCCGGCAAAACTGTGGTAATGAGCAAGTATGCCCTGCTGATGATCCATAAACCTATGGTTGGCAGCGGTGGCAATGCCGACGAACTACTGAAGGATGTACACATGCTCAATATTGTCCAGTCGCGCCTGGCGCAAATTTATATGGACCGTTCCGGGTTGGACGAAGTAACTATTAACAGCTTCATCAACTCCGTCACCTGGATGACGGCCGACCAGGCGCTTGACCTGGGCTTTATCGACCGGGTGGAGGATTACAGCACCAACATTACCAACAGCGCCCTGCTTAAAAAATATACCGGCACCGCTCCTGCTGTTTACCAGCGATGCATAAACAAGATCTTAAACATAAATAACAAACCAGAAAACATGAACATGGAAAACAAAGACCTTATCGAAAAGACCGCTTCGGTGCTGGATAAGATGATGAATTTCTTTAAACGGGTAGTAAACAAACACACCATTACCGACAAAGGCACACTTCACCATGCCGGCGAACTGGCCGAGGGCGCCGAAGTTTACCAGGACGAAGACATGAGCACGCCGGCCATTGCCGACACCTACACCACCCCATCAGGTAAAAAGGTATCGGTAAAGGATGGCAAGGTTGCAGCGGTATCGCCGGAGGCTGAAGAAGCGGAAGACGAAGATGACGATATCCCGGCTGATAGACTAAAAAAAGGCGATGTTCAAAACCGCATTAAAAGCATCAGGGCCAAAATACACGCCCAAAACGCGCTGCTTGCCGAAGCCCGTATCGCACTGGAAGACGCCAATGCCCGCCTGCAACAAACCCGCGATGAGGTGCGCAACGAAATTAAATCAGACTTTACCCCCGAAGGCTCACGCCGCAGCAACAAAGCTAAAACCGAAACCCAACCCTTCTTTGCACCACAAACACCGCTGGCCAAAAACGCGGTAAAAAAGGCAGTTGGCAAAGTAGCCCCCTAA